Proteins encoded within one genomic window of Gigantopelta aegis isolate Gae_Host chromosome 2, Gae_host_genome, whole genome shotgun sequence:
- the LOC121382651 gene encoding atrial natriuretic peptide receptor 1-like, whose translation MPIFSQASSDPSLSNKKTYNTLVRLGPPFNRMGNAFVELFGYFKWKRVVIISRRKTDQKRVFCDYSSRAADTTFRANGITVADWVIIDDGISFKEIDIMINRIKQRGRIVILCTENAQDRRNILLRAVHAGLMDGSYVFFLPDHLPAPNVRTPWITGGEDDSIAKRAYTHVFQITVAEMSGPEVEAFKSLIPVKMAEEPWNYNYTLLSGKKGSDYAAFLHDVVYLYLLILNETLAEGLDHRNGTLMFDKAKGKSFRGITGNVKVDSNGDRVPDYWVFDLEPGADNFSVAIEVKISSDVGQKINIMKPIVWQTLDGKPPPDIPVCGFFNEHCQSQKIITIVASSLSSVAVIVITLAGYFMYRRSKFEKDLEKKLWKIDLKDIKFSKSRLTGSISTISMHTQISMANEPSKASGGQADNQIFSAIGFYKGITVAICKLGDIKKYSMSRNDQVELKAMRDLSHENVNHFVGICMDEEYPCWITNYCSKGSLQDIIENHDIKLDWMFNLSMMTDAANGIHYIHSSPLKFHGNLKSSNCVVDNRWVLKVTDFGMKKIRKTMQSKESEHQTYQDLFWTPPEMIEAQFKGFSVTPLDSQKGDIYALGVIFYETLQRTQPYDTGTEVPKEIVHRVLEREKPPCRPDTVGEKIFQTADYPQNAIALIHQCWADDPIERPSASFVRHALIRLNNGRKINIVDNMIGMLERYANNLEEIVESRTAELIEEKKKSDKLLYNMLPLQVANKLRRGEQVVPEIYSSVSIYFSDIVGFTSLSSQSTPIQVVDLLNYLYTNFDSTIAKHDVYKVETIGDAYMVVSGLPVRNGNRHVSEIANMALDLLTAVSDFRVPHLPNVQLKLRIGLHTGLCAAGVVGLTMPRYCLFGDTVNMASRMESNGEPLRIHISEATHLSLSFQGGFDMELRGEMEIKGKGIQRTYWLNGKLSE comes from the exons TTTTCCCAGGCATCCAGCGACCCGTCTTTGTCGAACAAGAAGACATACAACACCCTCGTGCGTCTGGGACCCCCTTTCAACAGGATGGGCAATGCCTTTGTCGAGCTATTCGGCTATTTCAAATGGAAGCGAGTCGTTATCATCTCGAGACGCAAAACGGACCAAAAGAGAGTGTTCTGCGACTATTCCTCGCGCGCCGCAGACACAACGTTCAGGGCAAACGGAATAACGGTCGCTGATTGGGTTATTATTGATGACGGAATATCGTTCAAGGAAATTGATATCATGATAAACAGAATCAAGCAAAGAGGGAGAA TTGTGATATTGTGTACTGAAAATGCTCAAGACCGCCGGAACATCCTGCTCCGCGCAGTGCATGCTGGTCTGATGGACGGAAGTTACGTATTTTTCCTGCCCGATCACCTCCCGGCGCCTAATGTGAGAACGCCATGGATAACGGGGGGCGAGGACGACAGCATTGCTAAAAGAGCCTACACCCACGTCTTTCAG ATAACCGTCGCGGAAATGTCAGGCCCGGAAGTAGAGGCGTTTAAATCTCTTATTCCAGTCAAGATGGCCGAGGAACCGTGGAACTACAACTACACGCTGCTGTCCGGGAAGAAG GGGTCCGACTACGCGGCCTTCCTACACGACGTCGTGTATCTGTACCTGCTCATTCTGAACGAAACTCTTGCTGAGGGTCTCGACCATAGGAACGGCACGCTGATGTTTGATAAGGCTAAAGGAAAATCATTTCGAG GAATAACCGGAAACGTAAAAGTTGATTCTAACGGCGACAGAGTACCCGACTACTGGGTGTTCGACCTTGAACCAGGGGCAGACAACTTCAGCGTTGCTATAGAAGTAAAGATATCCAGTGACGTCGGGCAG aAAATCAACATTATGAAGCCCATTGTTTGGCAGACACTGGACGGTAAACCTCCACCAGATATCCCCGTGTGTGGATTTTTTAATGAACATTGTCAGTCAC AGAAAATCATCACGATAGTTGCGAGCTCGCTAAGCTCTGTCGCCGTGATCGTCATAACGTTGGCGGGATACTTTATGTATAG GCGTTCTAAATTTGAGAAAGACCTTGAGAAGAAATTGTGGAAAATAGATCTGAAGGATATTAAATTCAGCAAAAGTCGACTCACAGGAAGCATAAGCACG ATCAGCATGCACACTCAGATCTCGATGGCCAACGAGCCGTCCAAGGCCTCGGGAGGTCAGGCGGACAACCAGATCTTCTCAGCCATCGGCTTCTACAAGGGCATCACGGTGGCCATCTGTAAACTCGGGGACATCAAGAAGTATTCCATGTCCAGAAACGACCAGGTCGAGCTCAAAGCG ATGCGTGACCTGTCGCACGAGAACGTAAATCACTTTGTCGGGATCTGCATGGACGAGGAGTACCCTTGTTGGATTACAAACTACTGCTCCAAGGGCAGTTTACAG gATATCATTGAGAACCACGACATTAAACTCGACTGGATGTTTAACCTCAGTATGATGACTGATGCTgccaat GGTATCCATTACATTCATTCCTCACCGCTGAAGTTCCATGGCAACCTGAAGAGCAGCAACTGCGTGGTTGACAACCGCTGGGTACTCAAGGTCACAGACTTTGGTATGAAGAAAATCAGGAAGACTATGCAGTCGAAAGAGTCAGAACATCAGACATACCAAG ATTTATTTTGGACTCCACCAGAAATGATCGAGGCTCAGTTTAAGGGCTTTTCTGTTACTCCTCTGGATTCCCAGAAAGGCGACATCTATGCGCTGGGAGTGATCTTTTACGAGACCTTACAAAGAACACAGCCATACGACACTGGCACCGAGGTGCCAAAAG AAATCGTACACAGAGTtctagaacgagaaaaaccGCCGTGTCGCCCAGACACCGTGGGAGAAAAGATATTTCAGACGGCGGACTACCCTCAAAACGCGATAGCGTTGATTCACCAGTGCTGGGCCGACGATCCGATCGAGCGACCGTCAGCGTCATTTGTTAGACACGCCTTGATACGGCTCAATAATGGCAG GAAGATCAACATCGTGGACAACATGATCGGCATGCTGGAACGTTACGCCAACAACCTGGAGGAGATAGTGGAGTCGAGGACGGCGGAACTGATCGAGGAGAAGAAGAAGTCAGACAAACTGCTCTACAACATGCTACCCCT ACAGGTCGCTAACAAACTTCGACGCGGCGAGCAGGTGGTTCCGGAAATCTACAGCTCTGTGTCCATCTACTTCTCCGATATCGTCGGCTTCACGTCGCTGTCGTCGCAGAGCACGCCCATCCAGGTGGTGGACCTCCTCAACTACCTCTACACCAACTTCGACTCGACCATCGCCAAACACGACGTCTACAAGGTGGAGACGATAGGCGACGCCTACATGGTCGTCAGCGGCCTCCCCGTGAGAAACGGCAACCGCCACGTGTCGGAAATAGCCAACATGGCGCTAGACTTGCTCACAGCCGTTTCTGACTTCAGAGTTCCGCACTTGCCGAATGTGCAGCTTAAACTGC